One genomic segment of Anguilla anguilla isolate fAngAng1 chromosome 2, fAngAng1.pri, whole genome shotgun sequence includes these proteins:
- the LOC118220434 gene encoding early nodulin-75-like, producing the protein MAGRILEILEELPKEELKKFTFYLNEEVLEGYYSCRIQSTPPGYSCPIQGTPPDYSCPIQGTPPDYSCPIQDYICPIQGPPPDYSCPIQGPPPDYSCPIQGPPPDYSCPIQGPPPDYSCPIQGPPPDYSCPIQGPPPDYRCPIQGLPPDYSYPIQDTPLDYNCPIQGLPPDYSYPIQDTPLDYICPIQGLPPDYICPIQGTPPDYSCPIQGPPPDYSYPIQGTPPDYSYLIQGIPADYRCPIQDTRLDYNCPIQGPSPEYSCPIQGISPDYSCPI; encoded by the exons ATGGCTGGCCGGATCCTGGAGATTCTGGAGGAGCTTCCAAAAGAAGAATTAAAAaagttcacattttatttgaatgaagaGGTGCTGGAAGGAT ATTACAGCTGCCGCATTCAGAGTACCCCTCCAGGCTACAGCTGTCCCATTCAGGGTACCCCACCAGACTACAGCTGCCCCATTCAGGGTACCCCACCAGACTACAGCTGCCCCATTCAGG ACTACATCTGCCCCATTCAGGGTCCCCCTCCAGACTACAGCTGCCCCATTCAGGGTCCCCCTCCAGACTACAGCTGCCCTATTCAGGGTCCCCCTCCAGACTACAGCTGCCCCATTCAGGGTCCCCCTCCAGACTACAGCTGCCCCATTCAGGGTCCCCCTCCAGACTACAGCTGCCCCATTCAGGGTCCCCCTCCAGACTACAGGTGCCCCATTCAGGGTCTGCCTCCAGACTACAGCTACCCCATTCAGGATACCCCTCTAGACTACAACTGCCCCATTCAGGGTCTGCCTCCAGACTACAGCTACCCCATTCAGGATACCCCTCTAGACTACATCTGCCCCATTCAGGGTCTGCCACCTGACTACATCTGCCCCATCCAGGGTACCCCTCCAGACTACAGCTGCCCCATTCAGGGTCCCCCTCCAGACTACAGCTACCCCATTCAGGGTACCCCTCCAGACTACAGCTACCTCATTCAGGGTATCCCTGCAGACTACAGGTGCCCCATTCAGGATACCCGTCTAGACTACAATTGCCCCATTCAGGGTCCCTCTCCAGAGTATAGCTGCCCCATTCAAGGTATTTCTCCAGACTACAGCTGCCCCATTTAG